The following are from one region of the Coffea eugenioides isolate CCC68of chromosome 2, Ceug_1.0, whole genome shotgun sequence genome:
- the LOC113759709 gene encoding uncharacterized protein LOC113759709 gives MAVAINRLESQVYEKLPSQPELNLKNVSAMTLRSGKKIQGPELVTPKDKDEEKIEKEFEAENTSTKNPVVLPDSIIDVKTNPLPFPSRLKKPKKQDKEKEILKVFRKVEINIPLLDAIKQVPKYAKFLRDLCVNRKRLRGDERIIVGENVSAVLQRKLPPKCGDPGRFTVPCKIDNTLIRNTLLDLGASINVMPKSMYASLNPGPLKETEIIIQLTDRTNAYPNGLVEDMLVKVNELVFPADFYVLDMDDDHSPDPSSLLLGRPFLNTVHTKIDVHKGTLSMEFDGEME, from the exons ATGGCAGTGGCAATCAACCGCCTAGAATCCCAAGTTTATGAAAAATTGCCGTCTCAACCTGAATTGAACCTGAAgaatgtaagtgcaatgaccTTAAGGAGCGGGAAGAAAATTCAGGGGCCCGAACTCGTGACTCCCAAGGATAAGGACGAAGAGAAGATTGAGAAAGAGTTTGAGGCAGAGAATACAAGCACCAAAAATCCAGTGGTACTCCCTGACTCGATCATAGACGTTAAAACTAATCCCCTTCCATTTCCTAGTAGGTTGAAGAAACCGAAGAAGCAAGACAAGGAGAAAGAGATCCTGAAGGTGTTTCGCAAGGTAGAGATCAATATTCCCCTGCTAGACGCAATCAAACAAGTGCCGAAGTATGCTAAGTTTCTAAGGGACCTATGTGTCAACCGAAAGCGGTTGAGGGGAGAcgaaaggatcattgttggggaGAATGTGTCAGCAGTTCTACAAAGGAAGCTTCCACCGAAGTGTGGGGATCCAGGTAGGTTTACTGTCCCATGTAAGATAGATAACACTTTGATTAGGAATACCCTGCTGGACTTAGGAGCATCGATCAACGTAATGCCTAAATCTATGTATGCTTCTTTGAATCCcggtccattaaaagaaactgaGATAATAATCCAATTAACTGACCGAACAAATGCATACCCTAATGGGTTGGTCGAAGATATGCTGGTTAAAGTTAATGAATTGGTATTTCCGGCtgatttttatgtacttgacatggatgatgacCATTCTCCCGACCCTTCATCTTTGCTattaggtagaccctttttAAATACAGTCCACACAAAAATTGATGTTCATAAGGGCACTTTGtccatggaatttgatggagaaatg gaataa